One window from the genome of Methanobacterium sp. encodes:
- a CDS encoding NTP transferase domain-containing protein has product MVSAVITAAGKNRRMREDFKARGMEIRHKLLLDLHGMPVILQTLKNTLNANVEDCVIVLGHFSDEITVVIDEFDDERVRVVKNPENNVELSESLLNGVNKIKSDYCLCVAADQPTISAETLRNLIKGVFESKDPENTVSILARGKTGYLDSAKGLGMPFACHKNILMKYLVGKEDNLNPILREMVNDGIILYGVQSLNDLELININRYDDYLKIVRESDL; this is encoded by the coding sequence ATGGTTTCAGCAGTTATAACAGCAGCGGGCAAAAACAGACGAATGAGAGAAGATTTTAAAGCCCGTGGAATGGAGATACGACATAAATTACTCCTTGATTTGCATGGAATGCCTGTAATACTTCAAACTCTAAAAAACACTCTTAATGCTAATGTAGAAGATTGTGTTATTGTTTTAGGGCATTTCAGCGATGAAATAACCGTAGTGATTGATGAATTTGATGATGAAAGAGTTAGGGTGGTTAAAAATCCTGAAAATAATGTTGAATTATCTGAATCTCTATTGAATGGAGTAAATAAAATTAAATCGGATTACTGTCTTTGTGTTGCTGCAGATCAACCCACAATATCAGCTGAAACACTTAGAAATTTAATCAAAGGGGTTTTTGAAAGCAAAGATCCAGAAAACACGGTTTCGATTCTTGCAAGGGGAAAAACAGGATATCTGGATTCTGCTAAGGGCCTGGGAATGCCATTTGCATGCCATAAAAACATTCTAATGAAATATTTGGTTGGAAAAGAGGATAATTTAAATCCTATTTTGCGGGAAATGGTTAATGATGGAATTATTTTATATGGAGTTCAATCTTTAAACGATCTGGAGCTAATAAATATCAACAGATATGATGATTATCTGAAAATTGTAAGAGAAAGTGATTTATAA
- a CDS encoding DUF169 domain-containing protein, whose protein sequence is MVEGTCEVEGYDMVSRELKERLGLSKSPVAIKFILREEDIPKEIEKIKENIRHCEMVQKAAQGETFYATAEEQMCKGGASAIGLMETPEKIKTGEFYQSLGRFSSLGSAKRTMESIPKIDPMMKAIIYAPLENIKFDPDVIVVICNPAQALKLAQAMVYTRGGRVEASFSGIQSLCADAVAGPFVNNTANITLGCSGSRQYADIKEDEVIVGMNGENIGCVVTALISMK, encoded by the coding sequence ATGGTAGAAGGCACTTGCGAAGTAGAAGGATATGATATGGTTTCAAGGGAACTTAAAGAAAGACTCGGCTTAAGTAAATCCCCCGTAGCAATAAAATTTATTTTAAGAGAAGAAGACATACCCAAAGAGATTGAAAAAATAAAAGAAAACATAAGGCACTGTGAGATGGTTCAAAAAGCAGCGCAGGGAGAAACATTTTATGCAACCGCTGAAGAACAGATGTGTAAAGGCGGGGCATCTGCAATTGGTCTTATGGAAACCCCAGAAAAGATAAAAACTGGTGAATTTTATCAGAGCCTGGGTAGATTCTCAAGTCTCGGCTCTGCAAAGCGTACAATGGAAAGTATCCCTAAAATTGATCCTATGATGAAAGCTATCATCTATGCACCCTTAGAAAACATTAAATTTGATCCTGATGTGATTGTAGTTATCTGTAACCCTGCTCAGGCACTTAAACTTGCTCAGGCAATGGTTTACACTCGTGGTGGTAGGGTAGAAGCAAGTTTTTCAGGAATTCAATCCTTATGTGCCGACGCTGTGGCCGGTCCCTTTGTTAACAATACCGCAAATATTACCCTTGGATGCAGTGGTTCAAGGCAGTATGCTGATATAAAAGAAGATGAAGTAATTGTGGGAATGAACGGCGAAAATATAGGATGCGTTGTAACAGCACTTATATCCATGAAATAA
- a CDS encoding geranylgeranylglyceryl/heptaprenylglyceryl phosphate synthase — protein MKVENYIKNTLKDHKIHLTLLDPEEQSPEKAVKIAQEAVSGGTDGIMLGGSTTQSDELDSTAKALQENIDVPIILFPGNITGVSKHADAIFFMSLLNSTNPYWIIGAQALGAPNIKKIGIETLPMGYIVVEPGGTVGWVGDAKLIPRSKPDIAVAYAMAAECLGMKLIYLEAGSGAANHIPEEMIAAVKKMTNLVVIVGGGIRDGETAASVAKAGADIVVTGTVVEDCSDIKNKIEELVEGVRSV, from the coding sequence ATGAAGGTTGAAAATTACATTAAAAATACATTAAAAGACCACAAAATACACTTAACACTTTTAGATCCTGAAGAGCAAAGTCCTGAAAAGGCAGTTAAAATCGCACAGGAAGCTGTTTCTGGAGGTACTGATGGAATAATGCTCGGTGGATCTACCACACAGTCTGATGAGCTTGATTCAACTGCAAAAGCATTGCAGGAGAATATTGATGTTCCAATTATTCTTTTTCCAGGTAACATCACTGGCGTAAGCAAACATGCTGATGCGATTTTTTTCATGAGTCTTCTAAACTCAACAAATCCCTACTGGATAATTGGCGCACAAGCATTAGGCGCTCCGAACATTAAAAAAATAGGGATTGAAACTTTACCAATGGGTTATATTGTTGTTGAGCCAGGAGGAACTGTTGGATGGGTTGGAGATGCAAAGTTAATACCTAGAAGCAAACCAGATATTGCTGTTGCCTATGCAATGGCTGCAGAATGCCTTGGAATGAAATTAATCTATCTTGAAGCCGGTTCTGGTGCAGCAAATCATATTCCCGAGGAAATGATTGCAGCAGTCAAAAAAATGACCAATTTGGTTGTAATTGTTGGCGGGGGAATACGTGATGGTGAGACAGCAGCCAGTGTTGCAAAAGCTGGAGCAGATATTGTTGTAACAGGTACCGTCGTTGAAGACTGTTCTGATATTAAAAATAAGATAGAAGAGCTTGTTGAAGGCGTTAGATCTGTTTAA